Proteins encoded in a region of the Paenibacillus sp. E222 genome:
- a CDS encoding GlsB/YeaQ/YmgE family stress response membrane protein: MYLIWILIVGGLIGWLSGNLIGRDVPGGVLGNIIAGFIGSWLGYELLGPRGPVVGGFHIIPAIVGSVIALLIFYALARGGAFRRR; this comes from the coding sequence TTGTATCTAATCTGGATACTCATTGTCGGTGGGCTTATTGGCTGGTTAAGCGGCAATCTGATTGGGCGGGACGTGCCGGGAGGCGTGCTTGGAAATATCATTGCTGGCTTTATTGGATCATGGTTAGGGTATGAACTGTTGGGACCGAGGGGGCCGGTAGTGGGTGGATTTCATATCATACCCGCGATCGTCGGGTCGGTCATTGCTCTCTTGATTTTCTATGCTCTGGCGCGAGGTGGAGCGTTCCGAAGACGTTAA
- a CDS encoding response regulator: protein MINILVVDDQKHIRDGLQAMLHQFPLELNNIYCAASGMEALILLRKHNIHIVLTDIRMPDMDGLALMAQTKEERIEVEYLIISGYSDFTYAQKAIEFGAKGYLLKPLKREDLQTSLEHVWQEIQTRQALTHNMQHVSRLARETDRKGLQMFMQGALNDEAWILQIQEQTPALWHHYRLCLLREKCWINQPGASSVHSMEAIAYGVFGRQGCICLQHSPYLILAVNAAIDPDALPAALKEGMIDAITVMTDPQQGLKTLPGSYAQLLELYRHSYLFPDLCIILPAHIEHMEQQWQLPYEELYDLFQSVGTDNSGRIAQGISAIFHKNVLQRYHIRYTQQLCGATVQMMEEYEQVIRPYMGEEALDLESLRNLFDYPGMRDYIQALQQQLLRLNQFYFEYKCSYRNSQELNEAIRFIHESYHKPLDLAMVSNHVSLNYAYFSNLFKKNIGKGFAEYLRDVRLDKARRLLAETDHKIVEVAAMVGYENYKSFTRAFRLAMHIQPTEYRQMMRQKGEREVQYHSTYL from the coding sequence GTGATCAATATTCTGGTTGTGGACGACCAAAAGCACATACGTGACGGTCTGCAGGCGATGCTGCATCAATTTCCTCTGGAGCTGAACAACATTTACTGTGCCGCAAGCGGGATGGAGGCGCTAATTCTTTTGCGCAAACATAACATTCATATCGTTCTTACTGACATTAGGATGCCGGACATGGACGGGCTGGCACTGATGGCACAGACCAAAGAGGAGCGTATTGAGGTGGAATACCTCATTATTAGCGGTTATAGTGATTTTACATATGCCCAAAAAGCCATCGAATTTGGGGCAAAGGGATACTTGTTAAAGCCTCTGAAGCGAGAGGATCTGCAAACTTCACTGGAGCATGTATGGCAAGAAATCCAGACACGGCAGGCCCTTACGCACAATATGCAGCATGTCTCCCGTCTCGCACGAGAGACAGATCGTAAAGGGCTACAAATGTTTATGCAGGGTGCGTTAAACGATGAAGCCTGGATTCTCCAAATTCAGGAACAAACTCCTGCGCTGTGGCATCATTATCGCTTATGCTTGCTGCGGGAGAAATGCTGGATTAACCAGCCGGGGGCGAGCAGTGTCCATAGCATGGAAGCTATTGCTTATGGTGTGTTTGGTAGACAAGGTTGTATTTGTCTGCAGCACAGCCCGTACCTAATTCTTGCAGTGAATGCAGCGATAGATCCGGATGCTTTGCCAGCGGCGCTCAAGGAAGGAATGATCGACGCGATAACCGTTATGACTGACCCGCAGCAAGGATTAAAAACGCTGCCTGGCAGCTATGCACAATTGCTTGAGCTATACCGTCATAGTTACCTGTTTCCGGATCTATGTATCATTCTGCCAGCACATATTGAGCATATGGAGCAGCAGTGGCAACTTCCCTATGAAGAGCTGTATGATCTGTTCCAGTCTGTGGGGACCGACAACAGTGGTAGAATAGCTCAGGGCATTTCCGCAATATTTCACAAAAATGTGCTGCAGCGCTATCATATTCGCTACACCCAGCAGCTCTGCGGCGCAACAGTGCAGATGATGGAGGAGTATGAACAAGTTATTCGCCCCTACATGGGGGAAGAAGCGCTGGATCTTGAATCTTTGCGTAATCTCTTTGATTATCCTGGGATGCGGGATTATATTCAAGCGCTGCAACAGCAACTGCTTCGGCTGAATCAGTTCTATTTTGAATATAAGTGCAGCTATCGCAATTCGCAGGAGTTAAATGAAGCCATCCGTTTTATACACGAAAGCTATCATAAGCCGCTGGATCTCGCGATGGTATCCAATCATGTGTCGCTTAATTACGCTTATTTCTCAAATCTGTTCAAGAAGAATATTGGCAAAGGTTTTGCCGAATACCTGCGAGATGTACGTTTGGATAAAGCGCGGCGACTCCTAGCCGAAACCGATCATAAGATTGTTGAAGTTGCTGCTATGGTTGGTTATGAAAACTATAAAAGCTTTACGCGGGCGTTCCGCCTTGCGATGCATATCCAACCCACAGAGTATCGACAAATGATGCGCCAAAAGGGAGAACGTGAAGTGCAATACCACAGTACCTATCTATAA
- a CDS encoding ABC transporter ATP-binding protein, whose translation MEILKTHDLCKTYGSNDARVEALKNINLTVERGEFVAIVGASGSGKSSLLHLLGGVDRPTGGQVIIDNTDLYSLGEKDLAIFRRRKIGFIFQAYNLIPVLSAEENIKLPMLLDNKKTDESYADELMNVLGLSDRKLHLPNQLSGGQQQRTAIGRALINKPSIILADEPTGNLDSKNSKEIVDLLTFSVRKYNQTLIMITHDSNVAQRADRIVNIKDGVLMQQSGGKHDA comes from the coding sequence TTGGAAATTTTAAAGACCCATGATTTATGCAAAACATACGGAAGCAACGATGCAAGGGTCGAAGCATTGAAGAATATCAACTTAACGGTTGAACGGGGGGAATTTGTCGCCATTGTTGGTGCCAGTGGTTCGGGGAAAAGTTCTTTACTGCACCTGCTTGGTGGTGTGGATCGCCCAACTGGTGGTCAAGTGATCATTGATAACACAGATTTGTATTCTCTTGGTGAGAAAGATCTGGCTATATTCAGAAGACGCAAAATTGGATTTATTTTTCAGGCCTATAACCTGATTCCGGTATTGAGTGCTGAAGAAAACATCAAGCTGCCGATGCTGCTCGACAACAAAAAAACGGACGAAAGCTACGCAGACGAATTAATGAACGTACTCGGTCTGAGTGACAGAAAACTTCATCTGCCAAACCAGTTGTCTGGCGGGCAGCAGCAACGTACAGCTATTGGTCGAGCCTTGATTAACAAACCATCCATCATTCTGGCTGATGAACCTACAGGTAATCTGGACAGCAAAAACAGTAAAGAGATCGTCGATTTGCTCACCTTCTCAGTCCGGAAATATAATCAAACGCTGATCATGATTACGCACGATTCCAATGTCGCCCAAAGAGCCGATCGAATCGTAAACATTAAAGATGGAGTTCTGATGCAGCAATCCGGGGGCAAGCACGATGCATAA
- a CDS encoding extracellular solute-binding protein, translated as MFIFRRPFSLALLMMFLMSGLAACSESEQSEDKGAAMTEADSTELVQSLSMDPEEPAWKLDTTPVNLTWFVGAEWYGHTWGESLTSEYVTQKTGVNIEFEVSTGEPSEMLSRMLTTGILPDLITIGSWESAVNKLRESNLIYPLEELAKQYDPYFYKVAGDGALQWYRQEDGHTYVIPNDAYSPEQMRATGLTGANQTFLVRKDLYEAMGKPDLSTPKGFLNALQLLKNQYPVYKGQLISPFWAQGNASYGMTEYLQNLLAIPHEQNGKVYDRMTDPDYIQWLKTFRTAYERGLINVDFLVDSSAQVQEKTNYAQYFMMIREWTDIADPNSKLAARTNQSSYYIAVDGPRNSRGESAKLFPGSMDGWMVTMISKSTKHPERAIRFLTYLASEEGQRDVFLGKEGETWAMVNGKPQLKAEMVQLLDTNRERLEKEYGIMDTYWMLRNPAFVNQWRPEKAPSVKQMEDFANKQADMDSGIYKGIDPVGDSDIALSWLRISQNWEEVLPELITAKDEAAFDKIFENFLTRRVNYGFNQVMEYRQTELEARKAKMAE; from the coding sequence ATGTTCATATTTCGAAGGCCTTTTAGTTTAGCCTTGTTGATGATGTTTCTGATGTCAGGCTTGGCGGCTTGTTCCGAGTCAGAACAATCGGAAGATAAGGGTGCTGCAATGACAGAGGCTGACTCAACGGAGCTTGTGCAGAGCCTCAGTATGGATCCGGAAGAACCGGCATGGAAGCTGGATACCACACCCGTGAATCTAACGTGGTTCGTTGGAGCCGAATGGTACGGACACACTTGGGGTGAAAGCCTGACTTCCGAATATGTCACCCAAAAAACAGGGGTCAATATCGAATTTGAAGTATCAACTGGTGAACCAAGCGAGATGTTATCACGGATGTTGACGACCGGTATTCTGCCGGATTTAATAACCATCGGCTCCTGGGAAAGTGCGGTTAACAAGCTTCGGGAGAGCAATCTCATCTATCCTCTGGAGGAGCTAGCCAAGCAGTATGATCCGTACTTTTACAAGGTAGCAGGTGATGGTGCTCTACAATGGTATCGGCAGGAAGATGGCCATACCTATGTCATTCCCAATGATGCGTACAGTCCCGAACAGATGCGTGCAACCGGTTTGACGGGAGCGAACCAAACCTTTCTCGTACGTAAAGATCTGTATGAGGCGATGGGCAAACCGGACCTTAGCACGCCGAAAGGTTTTCTAAATGCACTGCAATTGCTGAAGAATCAATATCCTGTTTATAAAGGCCAACTGATCAGTCCGTTTTGGGCACAGGGGAATGCATCCTACGGGATGACCGAATATTTGCAAAATCTGCTCGCGATCCCCCATGAACAGAACGGTAAAGTATACGACCGAATGACAGATCCCGATTATATTCAGTGGCTGAAAACCTTCCGTACCGCTTACGAGCGGGGCCTGATTAATGTTGATTTCCTGGTGGACTCCAGCGCACAGGTGCAGGAAAAAACCAACTATGCCCAATATTTTATGATGATTCGGGAATGGACAGACATAGCAGACCCCAATTCGAAGCTGGCAGCCCGTACGAATCAGAGTTCATACTATATTGCAGTAGATGGACCTCGGAACAGCAGGGGAGAATCCGCCAAACTGTTCCCCGGCAGCATGGATGGCTGGATGGTTACGATGATTAGCAAATCCACCAAGCATCCTGAACGAGCCATCCGCTTCTTGACCTATCTGGCCAGCGAAGAAGGCCAAAGGGATGTATTTCTCGGCAAAGAAGGCGAAACATGGGCGATGGTGAATGGGAAACCGCAGTTGAAGGCGGAAATGGTCCAGTTGCTTGACACGAATAGGGAGCGGTTGGAAAAGGAATACGGCATCATGGATACTTACTGGATGCTGCGAAACCCTGCCTTCGTTAACCAGTGGAGACCGGAGAAGGCGCCATCCGTTAAGCAAATGGAGGATTTCGCCAACAAACAGGCGGATATGGACAGCGGGATCTACAAGGGAATTGATCCTGTAGGAGATTCCGATATAGCCTTATCCTGGTTGCGTATTTCTCAGAATTGGGAAGAGGTGCTGCCTGAACTGATTACGGCCAAAGATGAAGCTGCTTTTGATAAAATTTTCGAAAATTTCTTAACCCGCCGTGTGAATTACGGTTTTAATCAAGTGATGGAATACCGTCAGACAGAGCTGGAGGCGCGAAAAGCCAAGATGGCTGAATAA
- a CDS encoding ABC transporter permease: MHKYTRLTEKYLLGQKKRSILTIVGIILSVTLLTAVGTLAISYQDKLIRQTTQEYGDYEVSFKGVPGKDVSRIINHAVIGSAGVLHRVGYAAISSTSEKEKKENPFSAPYRYLNVKGYDSEAMNKLQIQLESGRLPQKDNEIILSSWSLEYFASKPTIGDNITLNLGDRLVASTGKVKSANTIGDYGWDLDEKFQPRTKQKYTVVGIMKPAKNVTWSSTFIYSAITYDDHQKTDPSKTYFIYATMKSMDNIREKSEAILSSLAWGKVDQGAAQALNREAVSKNASIEFNNELLKLYGKSTYKNVNQSSLLAFSAIVLIIMGCTSAVIYNTFHISVLERISQFGMLRCIGATPDQIRKIVLKEAAILSLVAIPIGLFTGTILMKVLFYNISLLTLGFLNDMHMIVSLPVMVAAAGLGLLTVYVSALGPAKMASSVSPLEALKASGSTVIEPGSFKRQSYMSSRWLGFEGRFASRNIRRNKKRFRITAFSMIISIVLYIVFSGLASYLETTSASGIDYSYSLEYEGASKRIPNAVYTNMTTLDAVDQAYTFYNHQVQAIIPKEKVNPEYYKDRKGMYTVEKENGYRTDNNYLVSYGINGLHELRTKLTSGSINVSQMNDENGVIVIQKISMTTEQGKRMIIDQTRFKVGDRIPVRSLEGDREYKMLTVVGIADKEPLSKGYGESAVLEWITTPQVIENITGDNSYGRILIQANPEADNKPITSYLKSLVQKDAAYSYRDRVEEMKQDQNDAKTLDIFLYGFIGVIVAIAFLNILNTVSTNLILRTKEFAVLKAIGMTQREIGKMVLLEGVFYGVFAAVYGSLLGTGLSYGVAYLMRNAVQLEWVIPWSSIGMASLGAIAATLMASYWPLRRLGRVKITDGLRGEN, translated from the coding sequence ATGCATAAGTATACGAGACTTACGGAGAAATATCTGCTCGGTCAGAAAAAACGTTCCATACTTACCATTGTCGGAATCATTTTATCGGTAACGCTTCTCACCGCTGTCGGAACACTCGCCATTAGTTATCAGGACAAGCTGATACGACAGACAACACAGGAATACGGGGATTATGAGGTTTCATTCAAGGGAGTTCCTGGGAAGGACGTTTCCCGTATTATCAACCACGCTGTTATAGGCAGTGCAGGCGTCCTTCACCGCGTCGGTTATGCAGCGATTAGTTCTACAAGTGAAAAAGAGAAAAAGGAAAATCCGTTTTCTGCGCCTTATCGCTATTTAAATGTCAAAGGATACGATTCAGAGGCGATGAATAAGCTGCAGATTCAGCTGGAGAGCGGCCGTTTGCCTCAAAAAGATAATGAAATTATATTGTCATCCTGGAGTCTGGAGTATTTTGCTTCCAAGCCGACAATCGGCGACAACATCACGCTGAACCTCGGTGATCGGCTTGTGGCTTCCACTGGAAAGGTGAAGAGTGCTAATACAATCGGTGATTACGGTTGGGATCTGGATGAGAAGTTCCAGCCACGAACCAAACAGAAGTATACCGTTGTAGGGATTATGAAGCCTGCCAAAAATGTGACATGGTCGTCAACCTTTATCTATTCAGCCATTACGTATGACGATCATCAAAAGACAGATCCGTCCAAAACGTATTTTATCTATGCCACCATGAAATCAATGGACAACATTCGCGAGAAGAGTGAGGCCATTCTTTCATCCCTGGCTTGGGGAAAAGTTGATCAGGGTGCTGCCCAGGCATTGAATCGGGAAGCGGTCAGCAAGAATGCAAGCATCGAATTTAATAATGAGTTGCTGAAGCTGTATGGAAAGAGTACCTATAAAAATGTTAACCAAAGCTCGCTTCTCGCATTTTCAGCAATTGTTCTCATTATTATGGGATGCACGAGCGCAGTCATATATAATACGTTCCATATTTCGGTGCTGGAGCGCATATCACAATTCGGGATGCTTCGGTGTATTGGTGCAACACCAGATCAGATTCGCAAGATCGTATTGAAGGAAGCAGCCATTCTTAGTTTAGTTGCGATTCCCATCGGTTTATTTACAGGAACGATTCTCATGAAAGTGTTGTTTTATAATATCAGCCTGCTGACGTTAGGCTTCTTGAACGATATGCATATGATTGTTTCACTACCCGTTATGGTTGCTGCAGCGGGGTTAGGATTATTGACTGTTTATGTGTCAGCCCTTGGACCCGCCAAGATGGCTTCCAGCGTTTCACCACTTGAAGCCCTGAAAGCCTCGGGTAGTACGGTAATAGAACCGGGTAGCTTCAAGCGCCAATCTTATATGAGCAGCCGATGGCTGGGTTTCGAAGGACGCTTCGCCAGCAGAAATATACGGCGTAACAAAAAAAGATTTCGGATCACGGCATTCTCCATGATCATTAGCATCGTGTTGTATATCGTATTCAGTGGGCTGGCGAGTTATCTGGAGACAACATCCGCATCCGGCATTGATTACTCCTATTCGCTGGAGTATGAGGGGGCGTCCAAACGCATCCCGAACGCTGTGTACACCAATATGACCACACTTGATGCGGTTGACCAAGCCTATACATTTTATAATCATCAGGTTCAGGCGATCATTCCAAAAGAAAAGGTGAACCCTGAGTATTACAAGGATCGGAAGGGGATGTACACGGTTGAAAAGGAGAACGGATATCGGACAGACAACAACTATCTGGTGTCTTACGGCATTAACGGACTTCATGAACTTCGAACTAAATTGACTTCGGGAAGCATTAATGTAAGCCAAATGAACGATGAAAATGGTGTCATCGTAATCCAAAAAATCAGCATGACAACAGAACAAGGAAAGCGTATGATCATTGATCAAACCCGCTTCAAGGTAGGGGACCGGATTCCAGTACGATCTCTGGAAGGAGATCGGGAATACAAGATGCTTACCGTTGTGGGAATAGCAGATAAAGAGCCGCTCTCCAAGGGATATGGGGAAAGTGCAGTTCTTGAATGGATAACGACACCCCAGGTGATAGAGAACATCACTGGTGATAATTCCTATGGCAGAATATTAATTCAGGCTAATCCGGAGGCAGACAACAAGCCCATTACCAGTTATCTCAAAAGCCTTGTCCAGAAGGATGCAGCCTATAGTTATCGTGATCGGGTAGAAGAAATGAAACAAGACCAAAACGACGCCAAGACCTTGGATATATTCCTGTATGGCTTTATCGGTGTAATAGTCGCGATTGCCTTTCTGAACATTTTAAATACCGTCAGCACCAATCTTATTCTTAGAACAAAAGAATTTGCCGTATTGAAGGCAATTGGTATGACTCAAAGGGAGATTGGTAAGATGGTTCTCCTGGAAGGAGTGTTTTACGGTGTCTTCGCAGCAGTTTATGGAAGCCTCCTGGGAACAGGTTTGAGCTATGGGGTGGCCTATCTGATGAGAAATGCTGTACAGCTGGAATGGGTCATACCCTGGAGCAGCATCGGCATGGCCAGCTTGGGTGCCATCGCCGCCACGCTGATGGCGTCCTACTGGCCATTGAGACGACTAGGCCGTGTTAAAATTACTGACGGGTTACGCGGGGAAAACTAG
- a CDS encoding sensor histidine kinase: protein MKYLLTRLRKLYRNARISQKLFLAFSLMIAIPVILVSFLYIRMQETQLYKDAMAAGNSHVSWLNEQLRSRMDIIENASNTALTQKSFVDFIHSNMLVDGLRLVKFKQNQFEQMQNIIQSNAMISELSFYVDNPNLYEIWPEIYHYQKFWPQDYWTKLRDEGGAAYRLFSFKNGEHTLSYYRLVRLQGQEKKRPSIMEIRVPHRMFFSDLLQESKGNFFSVLMNESDPPQYVYNPQHEFSRQAGEGLNDILGGIHRQLDVLPQENPVKIKLGDQSYYALYRYIAPLNTYVVDIASHQALMKGPRSWYAFVVSITLCVLLLIMLIVSHTTRRIFRRLDSVLASMRQVRKGQLDAMIDTGLDENERGDEIDEVAVSYNKMLHEVRHLMTQVVDKQLIAKNAQLHSLHSQINSHFLYNALESIRMLAEVQRQPAIANSLVSLGSQLRYSMQWRSDTVALREELANIQSYIQFINLMEGGSIMLTADLPQEVLRYAIPKMCLQPIVENAVHHAAPSGGSVCIQITVSVQNDRLLINIQDDGEGVDPERLVRLQAALRGDSDSPMVTSKNGLGLENVNKRLQLHYGEDCGLWIDSVQGAYTCVTIRLPWENVNLGGW from the coding sequence ATGAAATACCTACTAACGAGATTGAGGAAGCTTTATCGCAATGCCCGTATTTCCCAAAAGCTGTTTCTGGCATTTAGCCTGATGATTGCCATACCTGTTATTTTGGTATCCTTTTTATATATTCGGATGCAGGAAACCCAGCTATACAAGGACGCTATGGCAGCAGGCAACAGTCACGTTTCATGGTTAAACGAACAATTGCGCAGTAGAATGGATATCATTGAGAACGCTTCCAACACTGCGCTCACTCAAAAGTCATTTGTGGATTTTATTCATTCCAATATGCTTGTGGATGGACTGCGACTGGTGAAATTTAAGCAAAACCAATTTGAGCAAATGCAAAACATCATTCAAAGCAATGCGATGATTAGTGAGCTCAGCTTTTACGTGGATAACCCAAACTTGTATGAAATCTGGCCTGAAATCTATCATTATCAGAAATTTTGGCCGCAGGATTACTGGACAAAGCTTCGGGATGAAGGTGGTGCGGCTTACCGCTTATTTTCTTTTAAGAATGGTGAACATACACTATCCTACTACCGGCTGGTTCGCCTTCAGGGTCAGGAGAAAAAACGACCTAGTATTATGGAAATTCGCGTCCCGCATCGTATGTTTTTCAGTGATCTGCTCCAGGAGAGCAAGGGAAACTTTTTTTCTGTTTTGATGAACGAAAGCGATCCTCCCCAATATGTGTATAATCCCCAGCATGAGTTTTCTCGACAAGCCGGAGAAGGACTGAACGATATCCTTGGCGGTATTCATCGTCAGTTGGATGTACTGCCACAGGAGAATCCCGTTAAGATTAAGTTAGGAGATCAGAGCTACTATGCCCTATATCGCTACATCGCTCCGCTAAACACGTATGTGGTCGATATCGCCTCTCATCAGGCATTGATGAAGGGGCCACGAAGCTGGTACGCATTTGTGGTATCGATTACATTATGTGTATTGCTGCTCATCATGCTGATCGTATCACATACAACTCGGCGAATTTTCCGTCGGCTGGACAGCGTACTGGCTTCAATGCGTCAAGTACGAAAAGGGCAATTGGATGCAATGATTGATACCGGCCTTGATGAGAACGAAAGAGGGGATGAGATCGATGAGGTGGCTGTGAGCTACAACAAAATGTTGCATGAGGTCAGACATTTGATGACGCAGGTCGTGGACAAACAATTGATCGCCAAAAACGCACAGCTGCATTCCCTGCATTCGCAAATCAACTCTCATTTTTTATATAACGCACTGGAATCTATTCGAATGCTCGCGGAGGTTCAACGGCAACCCGCTATTGCGAATTCATTGGTATCGTTAGGTTCGCAACTTCGCTACAGCATGCAGTGGCGGAGCGATACCGTTGCCCTTCGTGAGGAACTTGCCAACATTCAAAGCTACATTCAATTTATTAATTTGATGGAAGGCGGCAGCATCATGTTGACGGCAGATCTCCCGCAGGAGGTGCTCCGCTATGCGATTCCTAAAATGTGCTTGCAGCCCATCGTGGAAAATGCAGTGCATCACGCTGCACCGTCAGGCGGGAGTGTGTGTATCCAGATCACCGTTTCAGTGCAGAATGACCGATTGCTCATTAACATACAAGATGATGGAGAGGGCGTAGACCCGGAGAGGTTAGTTCGACTGCAAGCGGCACTGCGAGGAGACTCGGATTCGCCGATGGTTACCAGCAAGAATGGACTCGGTTTGGAAAATGTGAATAAACGGCTGCAGCTTCATTATGGCGAGGACTGCGGTCTTTGGATTGATAGTGTTCAAGGCGCTTATACCTGTGTAACGATACGTTTACCTTGGGAAAATGTAAATCTTGGAGGGTGGTAG
- a CDS encoding glycoside hydrolase family 16 protein has protein sequence MKPSHFTEKRVMKKVLGLFLAVVMLASVGVLPASKVQAAGTTVTSMEYFSPADGPVISKSGVGKASYGFVMPKFNGGSATWNDVYSDVGVNVKVGNNWVDIDQAGGYIYNQNWGHWSDGGFNGYWFTLSATTEIQLYSKANGVKLEYQLVFQNINKTTITAMNPTQGPQITASFTGGAGFTYPTFNNDSAVTYEAVADDLKVYVKPVNSSTWIDIDNNAASGWIYDHNFGQFTDGGGGYWFNVTESINVKLESKTSSANLVYTITFNEPTRNSYVITPYEGTTFTADANGSIGLPLPKIDGGAPIAKELGNFVYQININGQWVDLSNSSQSKFAYSANGYNNMSDANQWGYWADYIYGLWFQPIQENMQIRIGYPLNGQAGGNIGNNFVNYTFIGNPNAPRPDVSDQEDIAIGTPTDPAIAGMNLIWQDEFNGTALDTSKWNYETGYYLNNDPATWGWGNAELQHYTNSTQNIYVQDGKLNIKAMNDSKSFPQDPNRYAQYSSGKINTKDKLSLKYGRVDFRAKLPTGDGVWPALWMLPQDSVYGTWAASGEIDVMEARGRLPGSVSGTIHFGGQWPGNQYSGGDYHFPEGQTFANDYHVYSVVWEEDNIKWYVDGKFFYKVTNEQWYSAAAPNNPNAPFDEPFYLIMNLAIGGNFDGGRTPNASDIPATMQVDYVRVYKEQ, from the coding sequence ATGAAACCATCTCACTTTACGGAGAAACGGGTTATGAAAAAGGTACTTGGCTTGTTCCTAGCGGTTGTGATGCTGGCTAGTGTTGGCGTGCTGCCAGCATCGAAAGTTCAAGCAGCTGGAACGACCGTTACCTCAATGGAGTACTTCTCACCGGCAGATGGACCTGTTATTTCAAAATCCGGCGTTGGCAAAGCCAGCTACGGATTTGTTATGCCTAAGTTCAATGGGGGGTCCGCTACCTGGAATGATGTTTACAGTGACGTGGGTGTTAATGTGAAAGTGGGTAACAACTGGGTTGATATTGATCAAGCCGGAGGTTATATCTATAACCAGAACTGGGGGCACTGGAGCGATGGCGGTTTCAATGGTTATTGGTTCACCCTTTCCGCAACAACCGAAATTCAACTGTACTCCAAAGCGAATGGCGTCAAGCTTGAATATCAACTTGTATTCCAAAACATTAACAAAACAACCATCACAGCGATGAATCCAACACAAGGCCCGCAAATTACAGCAAGTTTCACAGGCGGTGCAGGCTTTACATATCCAACGTTCAACAATGATTCTGCGGTAACGTATGAAGCCGTAGCAGATGATTTGAAGGTGTATGTAAAACCTGTAAACAGCAGCACATGGATTGATATTGACAATAATGCAGCCAGCGGCTGGATTTATGATCACAACTTCGGCCAATTTACCGACGGTGGAGGAGGCTACTGGTTTAACGTAACGGAATCGATCAACGTCAAATTGGAATCAAAGACTTCCTCAGCTAACCTTGTTTATACAATTACCTTTAATGAACCTACTAGAAATTCATATGTCATTACGCCATACGAAGGAACAACCTTCACGGCAGATGCGAATGGTTCCATTGGACTTCCGCTTCCCAAAATTGATGGGGGTGCGCCTATCGCCAAAGAACTTGGTAATTTCGTATACCAGATTAACATCAATGGCCAATGGGTGGATTTGAGTAACTCCAGTCAGAGCAAATTTGCATACTCCGCTAATGGCTACAACAATATGTCGGATGCCAACCAGTGGGGATACTGGGCCGATTATATCTATGGTCTTTGGTTCCAGCCAATCCAAGAGAACATGCAGATTCGTATCGGCTATCCGCTGAACGGACAGGCGGGTGGAAATATTGGCAACAACTTCGTCAACTATACTTTTATCGGCAATCCAAATGCTCCGCGTCCAGATGTATCCGATCAAGAGGATATCGCGATCGGAACACCAACCGACCCGGCAATCGCGGGCATGAACCTCATCTGGCAGGATGAGTTTAACGGAACTGCACTGGATACAAGTAAATGGAACTATGAAACAGGATATTATCTCAATAACGATCCCGCTACTTGGGGATGGGGAAATGCAGAACTGCAGCACTACACAAACAGCACTCAAAATATTTATGTACAGGACGGAAAGCTGAATATCAAAGCCATGAACGACAGTAAATCTTTTCCGCAAGACCCGAATCGGTATGCACAGTATTCTTCAGGAAAGATTAACACCAAGGATAAACTGTCCTTGAAGTACGGCAGAGTCGATTTTCGTGCCAAACTTCCTACAGGTGATGGTGTATGGCCAGCACTGTGGATGCTTCCACAAGATTCTGTATACGGCACTTGGGCTGCATCAGGTGAAATTGATGTTATGGAAGCGAGAGGCCGTCTGCCTGGATCAGTAAGCGGTACCATACACTTTGGTGGTCAATGGCCCGGGAACCAGTATTCGGGCGGAGATTATCACTTCCCGGAAGGGCAAACTTTTGCCAATGATTATCATGTATACTCGGTAGTCTGGGAAGAGGATAACATTAAATGGTATGTCGACGGCAAGTTTTTCTATAAAGTGACTAACGAGCAGTGGTATTCCGCAGCTGCACCGAATAATCCGAATGCACCATTTGATGAGCCGTTCTATCTCATTATGAATTTGGCAATCGGTGGAAACTTTGACGGCGGTCGTACTCCGAACGCGTCCGATATCCCGGCAACCATGCAAGTGGATTATGTACGTGTGTATAAAGAACAGTAA